The following are from one region of the Gallaecimonas xiamenensis 3-C-1 genome:
- the rsgA gene encoding small ribosomal subunit biogenesis GTPase RsgA: MAKRSKLTQGQQRRVKANQAKRLKQKDEVQFDDELLGPAEEGLVLSRFGQHADVESSDGQVFRLNIRRTVDSLVTGDRVVWRRGNEAMAGINGVVEAVHERHSVMTRPDFYDGIKPVAANIDQMCIVSSVLPVLSTHIIDRYLVAAETLGVASLIILNKTDLLDPATRSDAEAQLQLYQDIGYKVLLVSVKQGEGMADLEAYLRDEISIFVGQSGVGKSSLVNRLLPQAGLLEGAISEGSGLGQHTTTVARLFHFPSGGDLIDSPGIREFALWHLDETTIARGFRDFRDFLGTCKFRDCKHKADPGCALQAAVAQGELAPTRLESYHRIVDSLAESRPSYA; this comes from the coding sequence GTGGCCAAACGCAGCAAACTGACCCAGGGCCAACAGCGGCGGGTCAAGGCCAACCAGGCCAAACGCCTCAAGCAAAAAGACGAGGTACAGTTCGACGACGAACTGCTGGGCCCCGCCGAAGAGGGCCTGGTGCTGTCGCGCTTCGGCCAGCACGCCGACGTGGAAAGCAGCGACGGCCAGGTTTTTCGCCTCAATATCCGCCGCACCGTCGATTCCCTGGTGACCGGGGACAGGGTAGTCTGGCGCCGGGGCAATGAAGCCATGGCCGGTATCAATGGCGTGGTAGAAGCTGTGCATGAGCGCCATTCGGTAATGACCCGCCCGGATTTTTACGACGGCATCAAGCCGGTGGCCGCCAACATCGACCAGATGTGTATCGTTTCCTCGGTGCTGCCAGTGCTCTCTACCCATATCATCGACCGCTACCTGGTGGCGGCCGAAACCCTGGGGGTGGCGTCATTGATCATCCTCAACAAGACCGACCTGCTGGACCCTGCAACCCGAAGCGACGCCGAGGCCCAATTGCAGCTTTACCAGGACATTGGCTACAAGGTATTGCTGGTGTCGGTAAAGCAGGGTGAAGGTATGGCCGATCTTGAAGCCTATCTGCGCGACGAAATCAGCATTTTCGTCGGCCAGTCCGGGGTGGGTAAATCGTCCCTGGTCAACCGGCTACTACCCCAGGCCGGGCTGCTGGAAGGGGCCATTTCAGAGGGGTCTGGCCTTGGCCAGCACACCACTACTGTGGCGCGGCTCTTTCACTTCCCCAGCGGCGGTGACCTGATCGACTCTCCCGGTATCCGCGAATTTGCCCTTTGGCACCTGGACGAAACCACCATCGCCAGGGGCTTTCGGGATTTTCGCGATTTCCTGGGGACCTGCAAGTTTCGCGACTGCAAGCACAAGGCCGACCCTGGTTGCGCCCTGCAGGCAGCCGTGGCGCAGGGAGAACTGGCTCCCACGCGCTTGGAAAGTTACCATCGCATCGTCGACTCCCTGGCGGAGAGCCGACCCAGTTACGCATAA
- the asd gene encoding archaetidylserine decarboxylase (Phosphatidylserine decarboxylase is synthesized as a single chain precursor. Generation of the pyruvoyl active site from a Ser is coupled to cleavage of a Gly-Ser bond between the larger (beta) and smaller (alpha chains). It is an integral membrane protein.), with protein MFDQLKIALQYMIPQHGLSRLTGWLASARMGVLTTAFIRFFINRYKVDMSEAKDESPAAYDSFNAFFTRELKDGLRPLADSDLVLPVDGTVSQLGPVTDGRIIQAKGHDYSAEALLGVPELAAPFQSGAFSTIYLAPRDYHRIHMPIKGKLTDMVYVPGALFSVNPLTAENVPGLFARNERVVTLWETEVGPMALVLVGATIVASIETVWAGTVTPPTGKGVRHWDYRNLKTIELDKGEEMGRFKLGSTVVLLFGDQAVNFAQELAPGVTTRLGGAFAQKAG; from the coding sequence GTGTTTGACCAACTGAAAATCGCCCTGCAGTACATGATCCCCCAACACGGGCTGTCACGCCTGACCGGCTGGCTTGCCAGTGCCCGTATGGGAGTGCTGACCACGGCCTTTATCCGCTTCTTCATCAACCGCTACAAGGTGGACATGAGCGAGGCCAAGGACGAGTCTCCCGCCGCCTACGACAGTTTCAACGCCTTCTTTACCCGTGAACTGAAAGACGGCCTGCGTCCCCTGGCAGACAGCGACCTGGTGTTGCCGGTGGACGGTACCGTCAGCCAGCTGGGCCCGGTGACCGACGGGCGCATCATCCAGGCCAAGGGCCACGACTACAGCGCCGAGGCCCTGTTGGGGGTGCCGGAGCTGGCTGCCCCCTTCCAAAGCGGCGCCTTCTCCACCATCTACCTGGCCCCCCGTGACTACCATCGCATCCATATGCCCATCAAGGGCAAGCTCACCGACATGGTCTACGTGCCCGGCGCTCTGTTCTCGGTCAACCCCCTAACCGCCGAAAACGTGCCTGGCCTTTTTGCCCGCAACGAGCGGGTGGTCACCCTGTGGGAAACCGAAGTGGGCCCCATGGCCCTGGTACTGGTGGGTGCCACCATAGTGGCCAGCATCGAAACCGTCTGGGCCGGCACCGTCACCCCGCCCACCGGCAAAGGGGTGCGTCACTGGGATTATCGCAACCTCAAGACCATCGAGCTGGACAAGGGTGAAGAGATGGGCCGCTTCAAGCTGGGTAGCACTGTGGTGTTGCTGTTCGGCGACCAGGCGGTGAACTTCGCCCAAGAGCTGGCCCCCGGTGTCACCACCCGCCTGGGCGGGGCCTTCGCTCAAAAAGCCGGATGA
- a CDS encoding DMT family transporter, with translation MTANRSLWELHLAVALFGGTALFAKLIPLGALDMTVLRCLVAALTLALVVKVARGRLRLGSFREYGIALVLGLVVSLHWVTYFASMQVSTVAVGMIAFFTYPVMAVLLEPLLKRQLPSLRDLGAAAVVLAGIVLILPDTDLGNSTTQGVALGVLSALLFTLRNLLHKHQFSHHSGPKAMFYQCLVAVLVLAPFQSDAALAMPAWGWGLVLVLGIGFTATPHALLAQALGNLKVKSVALISCLQPIYASVLAALVLHEIPDWRTLLGGALVVSAAVFETLAARTQKP, from the coding sequence ATGACGGCAAACCGCAGCCTCTGGGAGCTGCACCTGGCGGTAGCGCTGTTTGGCGGTACCGCCCTCTTTGCCAAACTGATCCCCCTTGGCGCCTTGGACATGACGGTGCTGCGCTGCCTGGTGGCCGCCCTGACCCTGGCCCTGGTAGTCAAGGTGGCCAGGGGCCGGCTGCGGCTGGGCAGCTTTCGCGAATACGGTATTGCCCTGGTGCTGGGGCTGGTGGTCAGCCTGCACTGGGTTACCTACTTTGCCTCCATGCAGGTGTCCACCGTGGCGGTGGGGATGATCGCCTTTTTCACCTACCCGGTGATGGCAGTGCTGCTCGAGCCCCTGTTAAAACGCCAGTTGCCGAGCCTTCGGGATCTCGGGGCCGCTGCCGTGGTGCTGGCGGGCATAGTGCTTATCCTGCCGGACACCGATCTTGGCAACAGCACCACCCAAGGGGTGGCCCTGGGAGTACTGTCGGCTCTGCTCTTTACCCTCAGAAACCTGCTGCACAAGCACCAATTCAGCCACCACTCCGGCCCCAAGGCCATGTTCTACCAATGCCTGGTGGCCGTTTTGGTGCTGGCCCCTTTCCAGTCCGACGCCGCCCTGGCCATGCCGGCTTGGGGCTGGGGCCTGGTGCTGGTGCTGGGCATCGGCTTTACCGCCACCCCCCACGCCTTGCTGGCCCAGGCCCTGGGTAACCTCAAGGTCAAAAGCGTGGCGCTGATTTCCTGTCTACAACCTATCTACGCCAGCGTTTTGGCGGCCTTGGTGCTGCATGAAATACCGGATTGGCGTACCCTCCTTGGCGGAGCGCTGGTGGTTAGCGCCGCCGTCTTTGAAACCCTGGCCGCCAGGACCCAGAAACCTTGA